Part of the Carassius auratus strain Wakin unplaced genomic scaffold, ASM336829v1 scaf_tig00037716, whole genome shotgun sequence genome is shown below.
TCCACACCATGGATCCAGTGCGGCAGAGACTCGAAGGTGGCTCGTCGGGTCAGATCGTATGCAATCATGGCCCCGTGGGCGCTTCGGTAGTGACTCTGTGTGATGGTGCGGAAACGCTCCTGTCCCGCTGTGTCCCACACCTGCATCTGATCTCAAGAACATCGCACAGATCCACACAGACACAAGTGACATCTCTTTACAATATCTAGAGCCTCTTCTAGACTGAAGAGATCTCAACACTGTGTGCACATCTGATGAGATCCagtcaaaggtcagaggtcaacatCAAACATTTCAGACTGTATATTGACTcgaattcttattttatttcagtttgtactattctatttttatagaaaaatatctatgtttttaataataataatatatataataaataattgtatgcattgatttaattatatatgCACACACTTGTTTCTATAACCTCACCTTCACTCTCTTCCCGTCGATGTCTATGGTGCGAACGGTGAAGTCCACTCCAATAGTGTTGTGTTGGCTGTCACTGAAGAGCCCAGACTTGAAGCTGTGGATCACGCAGGTCTTTCCCACATTACTGTCACCAATCAGGATGATCTTGAACAGAAAGTCACAGCCGTCTCCATCGTCCTGCCCTGAGGACTGCATTTCTGCAATAAATACTAGTGGATTTTGACCCACAGACCgccaaatgattcattcacggcGCAAATGTCACAGTTCCAGTGTCGTTTTCACCATATCTGCAATCTTTTCTGCAAGCTAGCACTAAAACGGACGTGTTAAGAAATCTCCATAGTGCATAAAAACAAAGTGAGTCGACCTCGTCACAAAGCATTAACTCAACACTCATGTCCTTTGGTTTCTGTGAAACACTCAAGCGTCGAATGCAAACAGACACACCCCGTCTACCTGCGTCTTGAGGCGAGACGTCCAGTCTCCTGCCCACCTGCACCACTGCATCTCTGGGAACTGCAGTTTGTTTACAGTCTATTGggaaacaaaaacatgcatattGAAAGTTGACTAGCCGCACATTATAAACTAGTCTTCTACCCTACAGAAAGAATATTTAGTGGCACTTACAGTTTCTCTGCTCCAGTGTGTTTATGAGAATGTGAAGGGATGAAATCTACAGTATTGTGCGTAAACTgtgaatgc
Proteins encoded:
- the LOC113083317 gene encoding ras-related protein Rab-19 isoform X1 — its product is MQWCRWAGDWTSRLKTQVDGSSGQDDGDGCDFLFKIILIGDSNVGKTCVIHSFKSGLFSDSQHNTIGVDFTVRTIDIDGKRVKMQVWDTAGQERFRTITQSHYRSAHGAMIAYDLTRRATFESLPHWIHGVEQYGAANLVFVLIGNKCDLEAQRQVLFEEACTLAERTGALAALETSAKQHHNIEEAFELMARELIAQYGGTVPQDSQSDSPTVYLHSDSHPIDEGERLEKGSCDC
- the LOC113083317 gene encoding ras-related protein Rab-19 isoform X3; this encodes MQSSGQDDGDGCDFLFKIILIGDSNVGKTCVIHSFKSGLFSDSQHNTIGVDFTVRTIDIDGKRVKMQVWDTAGQERFRTITQSHYRSAHGAMIAYDLTRRATFESLPHWIHGVEQYGAANLVFVLIGNKCDLEAQRQVLFEEACTLAERTGALAALETSAKQHHNIEEAFELMARELIAQYGGTVPQDSQSDSPTVYLHSDSHPIDEGERLEKGSCDC
- the LOC113083317 gene encoding ras-related protein Rab-19 isoform X2; its protein translation is MQWCRWAGDWTSRLKTQSSGQDDGDGCDFLFKIILIGDSNVGKTCVIHSFKSGLFSDSQHNTIGVDFTVRTIDIDGKRVKMQVWDTAGQERFRTITQSHYRSAHGAMIAYDLTRRATFESLPHWIHGVEQYGAANLVFVLIGNKCDLEAQRQVLFEEACTLAERTGALAALETSAKQHHNIEEAFELMARELIAQYGGTVPQDSQSDSPTVYLHSDSHPIDEGERLEKGSCDC